Genomic window (Armatimonadota bacterium):
GTGTTTCAGACCGGCAGCCAGCAGCGCTCTGAAGATCAGTTCCGCAAGGCCTGCGAGTTAGTACGCAACGGACGCATCGGCAAGATCAAGTGGGTCGAGTCTCATCTTCCCGGAGGCCCCAACGGCGGTCCTTTCGAGCCGAAGCCGATTCCGTCGGATCTGGACTGGGATATGTGGCTCGGTCCGGCGTTCTACACCGACTATGTACCCGAGCGCACCCATGGGACCTTCCGCTGGTGGCTCGAGTACTCCGGGGGAATGATGACCGACTGGGGCGCCCATCACAACGATATCGCTCAGTGGGGGCTCGGCACTGACCGCACCGGGCCTGTCACAATCGAAGCGACAGGTGTGCCGCCCGAGAAGGTCGGACGGAACTGCTACAACACGTTCCCGCATTTCCGGGTCACGTATACGTATGCCGACGGCACGCCGCTGATTGCCACCGATGAGGGTGAGAACGGCTGCCACTTCGAGGGTGAAGAGGGCTGGATCTTCGTGAGCAGAGGCGCGCTCAGGGCGAGCGACCAGCGCATCCTCGATGATCCGCTTCCGGCCGGCGCCGTGAAGCTATACGAGTCCGGCAACCACCGCAAGAACTTCGTTGACTGCATACGAAGCCGCAAGCAGCCCATCTGCGACGCGGAGATCGGCCACCGCTCCGTAAGCATCTGCCACCTCGGCAACATTTCGCTCCGGCTTAACGGCCGGAAGCTCGAGTGGGATCCGGCGAAGGAGTTGTTCGTCAACGACGACGAGGCGAACCAGTTCGTCAACCGCCCGATGCGAAAGCCGTGGAAGATCTGATCGAGCGCCCCGCGGATTCCGCCGCCAAGGGAGGCGTTGCGAGGTTTAGATAACGCCGGTTCTGGGCAATCTAGGTCTGTGAGTTAGCAATCGGGGGAGGTGACGCGCTTGGCAAAGGCGAAGGCCCCACAGCCTGTGCCCCAGAGAGTCCGGAAGGAAGGTTACCACTCCGACTCCCGAATGGACCTGGAGCGTCCTCAGACCATAGAGGAGTTGACCGGCGGTCGCATCAGGAAGAAGAGCAAGTAACGGGTTGCCGGGATGCGGATATGGCAGATCATACGATGATGCGAAGAGCGGACGGGTGTATTCCCGTCCGCTCCAGGTTTGACTTCTTCCGCTGAGCAGGAGCCCGCCGCTAGAAGCTGGAATCCAACTGCTCCTGCCAGAGCACCGTGCGAAGCGCTTTGGCTGCGTCACCGGCGACCGCTTGAACGGTGGTCGCGGCAAGGTCGGCATCGGCCTGTGTCGGTTCGATCACGATCTCGTTCTTTATCTTGACGTATTTTCCCGTCAGACCCATCTTGATATCGCGCATCTGCGCCCCGTCGAGGA
Coding sequences:
- a CDS encoding Gfo/Idh/MocA family oxidoreductase, with amino-acid sequence MASKVAEASADDYFGRPKPSASTRSIGPNDTIQFGLIGPGGSKGGYRMGLGDARGIAGIDGCKFVAVCDVDSQHLSEALNEFGPDCKGYKDFRELLARKDIDAVVIGTPDHWHAIMCIEAMKAGKDVYCEKPLTLTIGEGKKLVRVWKDTKRVFQTGSQQRSEDQFRKACELVRNGRIGKIKWVESHLPGGPNGGPFEPKPIPSDLDWDMWLGPAFYTDYVPERTHGTFRWWLEYSGGMMTDWGAHHNDIAQWGLGTDRTGPVTIEATGVPPEKVGRNCYNTFPHFRVTYTYADGTPLIATDEGENGCHFEGEEGWIFVSRGALRASDQRILDDPLPAGAVKLYESGNHRKNFVDCIRSRKQPICDAEIGHRSVSICHLGNISLRLNGRKLEWDPAKELFVNDDEANQFVNRPMRKPWKI